In one Parageobacillus genomosp. 1 genomic region, the following are encoded:
- a CDS encoding PhoH family protein, translating to MSEEFVTISQQLENANEAIALFGIHDAHLKRLEEELGVSIITRGETVSVSGTPEQVQLVDDLLRHLLIIIRKGITISERDVMYAVQLAKKGALDYLISLYEEEITKNAKGKSIRVKTLGQRHYVAAIKQHDLVFGIGPAGTGKTYLAVVMAVRALKNGQVKRIILTRPAVEAGESLGFLPGDLKEKVDPYLRPLYDALHDVLGVDHTQRLIERGTIEIAPLAYMRGRTLEDAFVILDEAQNTTPSQMKMFLTRLGFGSKMVITGDISQVDLPKGVKSGLAVAKEILATISGVSFVFLEQSDVVRHPLVAKIIEAYNQAGI from the coding sequence ATGTCAGAGGAGTTTGTAACGATCAGTCAACAGTTAGAAAACGCAAACGAAGCAATTGCCTTGTTCGGCATTCATGATGCCCATCTCAAACGATTGGAAGAGGAGTTGGGGGTTTCCATTATAACAAGAGGGGAAACAGTGAGTGTTTCCGGTACCCCTGAGCAAGTACAGCTTGTGGATGACTTGCTGCGCCACTTATTGATCATCATCCGCAAGGGAATTACGATTAGCGAGCGGGACGTGATGTACGCGGTGCAGTTAGCGAAAAAGGGAGCACTCGACTATTTGATCAGTTTATATGAAGAAGAAATAACGAAAAATGCAAAAGGAAAATCGATTCGCGTCAAAACGCTAGGACAGCGGCATTATGTAGCCGCCATTAAGCAGCACGATCTTGTTTTCGGCATCGGTCCAGCTGGAACCGGGAAAACGTACTTGGCGGTAGTTATGGCTGTTCGAGCGCTAAAGAACGGCCAAGTGAAACGCATTATTTTGACCCGTCCGGCGGTGGAGGCGGGAGAAAGTTTAGGGTTTTTACCGGGAGATTTAAAAGAAAAAGTAGACCCGTATTTACGCCCGCTTTACGATGCGCTGCACGATGTATTAGGGGTAGACCATACGCAGCGCCTGATTGAGCGCGGAACGATTGAAATTGCTCCGCTTGCTTACATGCGCGGGAGAACGTTAGAAGATGCTTTCGTCATTTTAGACGAAGCGCAAAACACGACACCGTCTCAGATGAAAATGTTCCTAACTAGGCTGGGATTCGGTTCCAAAATGGTCATTACCGGCGATATTTCGCAAGTGGACTTGCCGAAGGGAGTAAAATCAGGTCTTGCCGTAGCGAAGGAAATATTGGCTACCATCAGCGGCGTTTCATTTGTTTTTCTTGAGCAATCGGATGTAGTACGCCACCCGCTCGTGGCGAAAATTATTGAAGCGTATAATCAAGCTGGTATATAG
- the yqfD gene encoding sporulation protein YqfD, giving the protein MKNQWMNALIGSVRVKAQGKGVERLLNACVRNDIIIWNVKKHSDHIVTFFIKLSDVKRLRIVARRSECKLYFVGKTGFPFFCKKALANTGFLAGICLFFVIVFLLSNMIWGIEIKGAKPETEYRIWKELKHMGVEKGTFQFLVDDPETIQKKLIDRIDAITWVGVEWKGTKLYFRVVEKEQPEEPKKIGAQHLVAKKKAIITDMFVEEGQPLVSVHDYVAKGQLLVSGIIGKEGKTKLVPAKGKIFGETWYKSTVVLPLDATFRVFTGKYMEKHYITIGNISLPVWGWKKPEFANYEIDVQKRPLRFWKWDLPLYYERVIFREKEEIKRSYTWEEAFAKAKELAREELKEKLPDDASIKGEKVLHQTKENGKVRVELHYQVIENIAIPQPIVQGD; this is encoded by the coding sequence ATGAAAAATCAATGGATGAACGCACTGATTGGCAGCGTAAGGGTGAAAGCGCAAGGAAAAGGTGTGGAACGCTTGCTGAACGCATGTGTGCGCAACGATATTATTATTTGGAATGTGAAAAAACATAGCGACCATATTGTGACATTTTTTATTAAGTTAAGCGATGTGAAACGGTTGCGCATCGTCGCCCGCAGGAGCGAGTGCAAACTTTATTTTGTCGGAAAAACAGGGTTTCCGTTTTTCTGTAAAAAAGCGTTGGCGAACACTGGTTTTTTAGCCGGAATATGCTTATTTTTCGTTATTGTTTTTTTGCTTTCCAATATGATATGGGGGATTGAAATCAAAGGGGCAAAGCCGGAGACGGAATACCGAATTTGGAAAGAATTAAAACATATGGGAGTAGAAAAAGGAACGTTTCAATTTCTCGTTGATGATCCGGAAACGATCCAAAAGAAATTGATAGATCGCATTGATGCGATTACATGGGTTGGTGTGGAATGGAAAGGGACAAAGCTTTATTTTCGGGTGGTGGAAAAAGAACAGCCTGAAGAACCGAAAAAAATAGGGGCGCAGCATTTAGTGGCGAAAAAAAAGGCGATTATTACGGATATGTTTGTTGAAGAAGGACAGCCGCTTGTTTCCGTTCATGACTATGTTGCGAAAGGGCAGCTGCTTGTGTCTGGAATTATCGGAAAAGAAGGGAAGACAAAATTAGTGCCGGCAAAGGGGAAAATTTTTGGCGAAACATGGTACAAGTCTACCGTTGTCCTACCTCTTGATGCCACTTTTCGTGTATTTACAGGAAAATATATGGAAAAACATTATATAACAATAGGGAATATTTCTCTTCCGGTTTGGGGATGGAAAAAGCCGGAGTTTGCCAATTATGAAATCGATGTGCAAAAAAGGCCGCTTCGTTTTTGGAAATGGGACTTGCCCTTATATTATGAGCGCGTCATTTTTCGGGAAAAAGAAGAAATAAAGCGGAGCTATACGTGGGAAGAAGCGTTTGCAAAGGCAAAAGAACTTGCCCGTGAGGAATTAAAAGAAAAACTGCCCGATGATGCTTCCATAAAAGGCGAAAAAGTTTTGCATCAGACGAAAGAGAATGGTAAAGTAAGGGTAGAATTGCATTATCAAGTGATTGAAAATATTGCAATACCACAACCTATCGTTCAAGGAGATTGA
- the yqfC gene encoding sporulation protein YqfC, with translation MVKKWRQQMKRWITDKLELPADIIMDLPRITMVGQIHIYIENHRGLLTFSDRELRLLLKQGQLLVRGENFVIKTILPEEILLEGKINQVIYIDE, from the coding sequence ATGGTGAAAAAGTGGCGCCAGCAGATGAAAAGATGGATTACTGATAAACTGGAGCTTCCCGCTGATATTATCATGGATCTTCCCCGCATTACGATGGTTGGGCAAATACATATTTATATTGAAAATCACCGAGGGCTGCTGACGTTTAGCGATAGAGAGCTGCGCCTCCTTTTGAAGCAAGGGCAACTGCTCGTCCGCGGCGAAAATTTTGTCATCAAAACGATTTTGCCAGAAGAAATTTTGTTGGAAGGAAAAATCAATCAAGTGATTTATATAGACGAATAA
- a CDS encoding GatB/YqeY domain-containing protein, whose product MSLLNRLNDDMKQAMKSREKEKLSVLRMLKAALQNEAIKLGKSELSEDEELTVLSRELKQRKDSLQEFENAGRADLVEKTKAEIEIVQSYMPKPLTEEELLEIVKQTIAEVGASSKADMGKVMGAIMPKVKGKADGSLVNKLVQQQLSQ is encoded by the coding sequence ATGAGTCTTCTCAATCGTTTAAATGACGATATGAAGCAGGCGATGAAAAGCAGAGAGAAAGAGAAACTCTCCGTTCTTCGCATGTTGAAAGCGGCGTTGCAAAACGAAGCGATTAAACTAGGGAAAAGCGAATTATCAGAAGACGAAGAGCTCACCGTTCTTTCTCGCGAATTAAAACAGCGTAAAGACTCCCTCCAGGAATTCGAAAACGCTGGCCGTGCTGACCTTGTCGAAAAAACAAAGGCAGAAATTGAAATTGTTCAATCATATATGCCAAAACCGCTCACAGAGGAAGAGCTATTGGAAATTGTCAAACAGACGATTGCCGAAGTAGGAGCTTCCTCGAAAGCGGATATGGGGAAAGTGATGGGAGCGATCATGCCGAAAGTAAAAGGAAAAGCGGATGGCTCTCTCGTCAATAAACTTGTTCAACAACAACTTTCACAATAA
- the rpsU gene encoding 30S ribosomal protein S21, which translates to MSKTIVRKNESIDDALRRFKRAVSKTGTLQEVRKREFYEKPSVRRKKKSEAARKRKH; encoded by the coding sequence ATGTCAAAAACCATCGTTCGCAAAAACGAATCTATTGACGACGCTCTTCGTCGCTTCAAACGTGCCGTTTCCAAAACGGGTACACTGCAAGAAGTAAGAAAGCGCGAATTTTATGAAAAGCCAAGCGTCAGACGGAAGAAAAAATCTGAAGCGGCTAGAAAGCGCAAGCATTAA
- a CDS encoding Na/Pi symporter, whose amino-acid sequence MVQLLIWFSVYTGIFLLGMFMMKAGFYALSGHRLKRWLLRFTDTPWQGFLTGTVTTALMQSSSAVMVITVGLVSTGYLTFRQSIGIILGSNIGSTVTTEIMTLDVGNNAIPMLFIGAILVFFGYYRPAYSIGMIFVGLASLFFAMDGFSQLAKPLSAYPIVDEWLQKTNHSPFIGIMIGIIFTAIIHSSAAMIGIAMGFLNEHLLTLPAGIAILLGANIGTCVTGLLASIGSAYEAKLTAYTHLWFNVIGVIVFYFLIDPLAFVAGKLSDSPDVQLAHVSVLFNVICSLAALPFVRWIEAAILFFHGRRP is encoded by the coding sequence GTGGTGCAATTGCTTATCTGGTTTTCGGTTTATACCGGCATTTTTCTTCTTGGCATGTTTATGATGAAAGCGGGATTTTACGCTTTATCTGGTCACCGTCTAAAACGCTGGCTATTACGCTTTACAGACACCCCATGGCAAGGATTTCTCACCGGAACGGTGACTACTGCCCTTATGCAAAGCAGCTCTGCCGTAATGGTGATTACAGTAGGACTCGTCTCCACCGGCTATCTTACATTCCGGCAATCGATCGGCATTATTTTAGGAAGCAATATCGGCTCTACCGTCACGACAGAAATCATGACTCTTGATGTTGGAAACAACGCTATTCCGATGCTTTTCATTGGAGCAATTCTCGTTTTTTTCGGGTATTATCGCCCTGCTTACAGCATCGGCATGATCTTCGTTGGACTGGCTTCTTTATTTTTTGCCATGGATGGATTTAGTCAACTCGCAAAGCCGCTATCGGCATATCCCATTGTTGACGAATGGCTGCAAAAAACGAATCATTCTCCTTTCATCGGAATCATGATCGGCATTATCTTTACAGCCATTATTCATTCCAGTGCGGCAATGATCGGCATTGCCATGGGGTTTTTGAATGAACATCTATTAACATTGCCAGCCGGCATCGCCATTTTGCTTGGCGCGAATATCGGCACCTGTGTCACCGGCCTTCTTGCCAGCATCGGTTCCGCCTATGAAGCGAAACTAACGGCGTATACGCATTTATGGTTTAATGTCATCGGGGTTATCGTTTTTTATTTTCTTATTGACCCGCTCGCTTTCGTTGCTGGCAAGCTAAGCGATTCCCCGGATGTGCAGCTAGCCCATGTCAGCGTCCTGTTTAACGTTATTTGTTCGTTGGCGGCGCTGCCATTTGTCCGCTGGATCGAAGCGGCAATATTATTTTTCCACGGCAGGCGGCCTTAA
- the deoC gene encoding deoxyribose-phosphate aldolase, translating to MENNIAKMIDHTLLKADTTKAQIVKLCEEAKQYGFASVCVNPTWVATAAELLKGTDVKVCTVIGFPLGANTPETKAFETKNAIENGAAEVDTVINIGALKDGNDELVERDIRAVVDAAKGKALVKVIIEACLLTEEEKVRACQLAVKAGADYVKTSTGFSTGGATVEDVALMRKTVGPSIGVKASGGVRDMQSANAMIQAGATRIGTSSGVAIVEGKIARSDY from the coding sequence ATGGAAAACAACATTGCAAAAATGATTGATCATACGCTGCTGAAAGCGGATACAACAAAAGCGCAAATTGTGAAGCTGTGCGAGGAAGCAAAACAATACGGGTTTGCTTCTGTTTGTGTCAATCCGACATGGGTGGCAACCGCCGCCGAATTGTTAAAAGGCACGGATGTGAAAGTATGTACGGTAATCGGCTTTCCGCTCGGAGCCAATACGCCGGAGACAAAGGCGTTCGAAACGAAAAACGCGATTGAAAACGGGGCGGCGGAAGTCGATACGGTGATCAATATCGGCGCGCTGAAAGATGGAAACGATGAGCTTGTGGAGCGCGATATCCGCGCCGTTGTCGATGCGGCGAAAGGAAAAGCACTTGTCAAAGTGATTATTGAAGCGTGTCTACTTACCGAAGAAGAAAAAGTGCGTGCCTGCCAGCTCGCGGTGAAAGCAGGCGCGGATTATGTTAAAACGTCGACCGGATTTTCCACCGGCGGCGCGACGGTGGAAGATGTGGCGTTAATGCGCAAAACGGTCGGCCCGTCCATCGGGGTGAAAGCTTCCGGCGGCGTCCGTGATATGCAAAGCGCAAACGCCATGATACAAGCAGGGGCCACGCGCATCGGGACAAGCTCGGGTGTAGCGATTGTCGAAGGAAAAATAGCCCGCTCTGATTATTAA
- the mtaB gene encoding tRNA (N(6)-L-threonylcarbamoyladenosine(37)-C(2))-methylthiotransferase MtaB, whose protein sequence is MPTVAFHTLGCKVNHYETEAIWQLFKNAGYERKDFESRADVYVINTCTVTNTGDKKSRQVIRRAIRRNPDAVVCVTGCYAQTSPAEVMAIPGVDIVIGTQDRGKILEYVEQFQRERQPINAVHNIMKTRVFEEMDVPEFSDRTRASLKIQEGCNNFCTFCIIPWARGLMRSRDPKEIIRQAQQLVSAGYKEIVLTGIHTGGYGTDMKDYNFAALLRDLDEQVVGLKRLRISSIEASQITDEVIEVLRRSDKIVRHLHIPLQSGSNTVLKRMRRKYTTEFFAERIARLREVFPELAITSDVIVGFPGETEEEFMETYDFVREQRFSELHVFPYSKRTGTPAARMPNQVDEEVKHDRVRRLIALSDQLAKEYASQFEGQVLEVIPEERDKENPESGLYIGYTDNYLKVKFPATEEMVGEIVKVKITKAGYPYNEGEFVRVVADDIPQSVKLSS, encoded by the coding sequence ATGCCAACGGTTGCATTTCATACGCTTGGATGTAAAGTGAATCATTATGAAACAGAAGCGATTTGGCAATTGTTTAAAAATGCGGGCTATGAACGGAAAGATTTTGAAAGCCGTGCCGACGTGTATGTCATCAACACTTGCACGGTAACGAACACAGGCGATAAAAAAAGCCGCCAAGTCATTCGCCGCGCCATTCGCCGGAATCCGGATGCGGTTGTGTGCGTGACGGGGTGCTACGCGCAAACGTCACCGGCGGAAGTAATGGCGATTCCGGGGGTGGACATTGTCATCGGCACGCAAGACCGCGGAAAGATTTTAGAATATGTGGAACAGTTTCAACGTGAACGCCAGCCGATTAATGCCGTTCATAACATCATGAAAACGCGCGTGTTTGAAGAAATGGACGTTCCGGAGTTCAGCGACCGGACGCGCGCCTCTTTAAAAATCCAAGAAGGATGCAATAACTTTTGCACCTTTTGCATTATTCCATGGGCGCGCGGATTAATGCGTTCCCGCGACCCGAAAGAAATTATCCGCCAGGCGCAGCAGCTAGTCAGCGCCGGCTATAAAGAGATTGTTTTAACAGGCATCCATACAGGCGGCTATGGGACGGATATGAAAGACTATAACTTTGCGGCGCTGCTTCGCGATTTGGACGAGCAAGTTGTCGGCCTAAAACGGCTCCGCATTTCATCGATTGAAGCGAGCCAAATTACCGACGAAGTGATCGAAGTACTCCGCCGTTCCGATAAAATCGTGCGCCATTTGCATATTCCGCTTCAATCGGGCTCGAATACCGTATTAAAACGGATGCGCCGCAAATACACGACCGAATTTTTTGCCGAACGGATAGCACGTCTGCGTGAAGTGTTCCCTGAACTGGCGATTACATCGGACGTGATCGTCGGATTCCCGGGCGAAACGGAAGAAGAGTTTATGGAGACATACGACTTTGTGCGCGAACAGCGTTTTTCCGAACTCCACGTCTTTCCGTATTCTAAACGGACAGGCACCCCGGCCGCGCGCATGCCAAATCAAGTGGACGAGGAAGTAAAACACGACCGCGTCCGTCGCTTAATTGCGCTGTCCGATCAGCTGGCGAAAGAATATGCTTCGCAATTTGAAGGGCAAGTGCTGGAAGTGATTCCGGAAGAGCGCGACAAAGAAAATCCGGAAAGCGGTCTGTATATCGGTTACACCGATAACTATTTAAAAGTGAAATTCCCAGCTACCGAAGAAATGGTCGGCGAAATCGTCAAAGTAAAAATTACAAAAGCCGGATATCCCTATAATGAAGGCGAATTTGTCCGCGTTGTTGCCGACGACATCCCGCAATCCGTCAAATTAAGCTCATAA
- a CDS encoding 16S rRNA (uracil(1498)-N(3))-methyltransferase — protein MQRYFVPDNQQTNGRIAIGGDDYHHIVRVMRMEKGSQLICVLSGGKTARCEIEQITSENVVVRVVEWVEEQTELPIRIYIAHGLPKGDKWEFVIQKGTELGAFAFLPFLATRSVVKWDAKKADKKIERWKKIAKEAAEQAHRSQIPDVYAPLTIHELIEFAKTIDCRVVAYEEEAKHGNHQTLAAIFQQMKRGQSLLAVFGPEGGFSEEEVDLLKQHGFFSCSLGPRILRTETAPLYLLAAASYQFELQ, from the coding sequence TTGCAGCGATATTTTGTTCCCGACAATCAACAGACGAACGGCCGGATTGCCATTGGCGGCGATGACTACCACCATATTGTCCGCGTGATGCGCATGGAAAAGGGAAGCCAACTGATTTGCGTCCTCTCGGGCGGCAAAACGGCTCGGTGTGAAATTGAACAAATTACCAGTGAGAATGTAGTAGTCCGTGTTGTAGAATGGGTAGAAGAACAAACGGAACTGCCGATTCGCATTTATATTGCCCACGGGCTGCCGAAAGGAGATAAATGGGAGTTTGTGATTCAGAAAGGAACGGAGCTTGGCGCTTTTGCTTTCCTTCCTTTTCTGGCGACTCGCTCTGTTGTCAAATGGGACGCAAAAAAGGCGGATAAAAAAATAGAGCGATGGAAAAAGATTGCAAAAGAGGCGGCGGAGCAAGCGCACCGCAGCCAAATTCCTGATGTGTACGCTCCGCTAACGATCCATGAGCTGATTGAGTTTGCGAAAACGATAGATTGCCGAGTCGTTGCCTATGAAGAGGAGGCGAAGCACGGCAATCATCAAACGCTTGCTGCTATTTTTCAACAGATGAAGCGTGGACAATCTCTTCTTGCCGTGTTTGGACCGGAAGGAGGCTTTTCCGAGGAAGAAGTGGACCTTTTGAAGCAGCATGGCTTTTTTTCCTGCAGCCTTGGCCCGCGGATTTTGCGGACTGAAACGGCGCCGCTTTATTTGTTGGCGGCTGCTTCGTACCAATTTGAACTACAGTGA
- the prmA gene encoding 50S ribosomal protein L11 methyltransferase, whose product MKWSEISIHTTHEAVEAISNILHEAGAGGVVIEDPHDLMKEREDWFGEVYELNPDDYPEEGVIIKAYLPVNSFLGETVEEIKQAINNLLLYDIDIGKNKITISEVNEEEWATAWKKYYNPVKISEKFTIVPTWEVYEPVSSDELIIELDPGMAFGTGTHPTTVMCIQALEKYVKPGDTVIDVGTGSGILSIAAAMLGAKSVRALDLDPVAVDSARLNVKLNKVQHIVTVSQNNLLDYIDERANIIVANILAEIILRFVDDAYRLLEKDGYFITSGIIQAKKQEVKDGLTAAGFVIEETLVMEDWVAFIAKKR is encoded by the coding sequence ATGAAATGGTCAGAAATCAGCATTCATACGACGCATGAGGCAGTCGAGGCGATTTCGAATATTTTGCACGAAGCAGGCGCAGGAGGGGTCGTGATCGAAGACCCGCATGATTTAATGAAAGAAAGAGAAGACTGGTTTGGGGAGGTTTATGAGCTGAATCCGGACGATTATCCGGAAGAAGGCGTCATTATTAAAGCCTATTTGCCGGTCAACAGTTTTCTTGGGGAAACGGTGGAAGAAATTAAACAGGCGATTAACAATTTATTATTGTACGATATTGATATTGGAAAAAATAAGATTACTATCAGTGAAGTGAATGAAGAAGAATGGGCAACCGCCTGGAAAAAATATTATAATCCTGTGAAAATATCAGAAAAATTTACGATCGTTCCAACGTGGGAAGTTTATGAGCCAGTGTCGAGCGACGAATTGATTATTGAATTGGACCCAGGCATGGCGTTTGGCACAGGGACTCACCCGACAACAGTCATGTGTATTCAAGCGCTGGAGAAATATGTAAAGCCTGGAGATACGGTCATTGATGTCGGCACTGGTTCCGGCATTTTAAGCATTGCCGCAGCAATGCTAGGCGCCAAATCCGTCCGCGCTCTTGACTTGGATCCAGTAGCTGTCGATAGTGCAAGGCTGAATGTCAAGCTAAATAAGGTGCAGCATATCGTGACTGTTTCGCAAAACAATCTGCTTGATTACATCGATGAACGGGCAAACATTATTGTTGCCAATATTTTGGCGGAAATTATTTTGCGCTTTGTTGATGATGCGTATCGCCTTCTTGAAAAAGACGGATATTTTATTACGTCTGGAATTATTCAAGCGAAGAAGCAGGAAGTCAAAGACGGTTTAACAGCGGCTGGATTTGTCATTGAGGAAACGTTAGTGATGGAAGATTGGGTGGCATTTATCGCCAAAAAACGATGA
- the dnaJ gene encoding molecular chaperone DnaJ, with product MAKRDYYEILGVSKNATKEEIKKAYRKLSKKYHPDVNKEPDAAEKFKEIKEAYEVLSDDQKRAHYDQFGQADPNQGFGGFRSDDFDLGGFSGFGGFEDIFNTFFGGGRRRNPNAPRAGADLQYTMTLTFEEAAFGKETDIEIPSEETCNTCHGTGAKPGTKPETCPHCHGAGQISTEQSTPFGRIVNRRTCPYCGGTGQYIKEKCTTCGGTGRVKRRKKIHVKIPAGIDDGQQLRVAGQGEPGINGGPPGDLYIVFHVEPHEFFERDGDDIYCEVPLTFAQAALGDEIEVPTLHGKVKLKIPAGTQTGTRFRLKGKGVPNVRGYGYGDQHVIVRVVTPTKLTEKQKQLLREFDQLGGSSMHHEPHDRFFDKVKKAFKGES from the coding sequence ATGGCGAAGCGTGATTATTATGAAATTCTCGGAGTCAGCAAAAACGCGACAAAAGAAGAGATTAAAAAAGCGTACCGGAAGCTTTCGAAAAAGTATCATCCAGATGTAAACAAAGAGCCCGATGCGGCGGAGAAATTTAAAGAAATTAAAGAAGCGTACGAAGTTTTAAGCGATGATCAAAAGCGGGCCCATTACGATCAATTTGGCCAGGCCGATCCAAATCAAGGCTTCGGCGGATTCCGCAGCGATGATTTTGATTTAGGTGGCTTTAGCGGCTTCGGCGGTTTTGAGGATATTTTCAACACCTTTTTTGGCGGTGGTCGCCGGCGCAATCCGAATGCTCCTAGAGCTGGAGCCGATTTGCAATATACGATGACATTGACATTTGAAGAAGCAGCGTTTGGCAAAGAAACCGATATTGAAATTCCGAGCGAAGAAACGTGCAACACTTGCCATGGCACCGGAGCAAAACCGGGCACAAAGCCGGAAACATGTCCGCATTGTCACGGGGCAGGACAAATAAGCACGGAGCAATCCACCCCGTTTGGGCGCATCGTCAATCGTCGCACCTGTCCATATTGCGGTGGGACAGGGCAATATATTAAAGAAAAATGTACGACATGTGGCGGCACTGGCCGCGTAAAACGACGGAAAAAAATCCATGTGAAAATCCCGGCCGGAATTGATGATGGACAACAATTGCGCGTTGCCGGCCAAGGAGAGCCGGGGATTAACGGTGGGCCGCCGGGAGATTTATATATTGTCTTTCATGTGGAGCCGCATGAGTTTTTTGAACGTGACGGCGATGATATTTATTGCGAAGTGCCGCTTACGTTTGCGCAAGCTGCGCTTGGGGATGAAATCGAAGTCCCGACCCTTCACGGGAAAGTGAAGTTGAAAATTCCGGCAGGCACGCAAACAGGAACGAGATTCCGCTTAAAAGGAAAAGGAGTGCCGAATGTGCGCGGCTATGGCTATGGCGACCAGCATGTCATTGTCCGCGTTGTTACGCCGACGAAACTGACGGAAAAGCAAAAGCAATTGTTGCGCGAATTTGACCAATTAGGCGGTTCGAGCATGCATCATGAACCACATGACCGCTTTTTTGATAAGGTAAAAAAAGCGTTTAAAGGAGAATCATGA